From Cryptomeria japonica unplaced genomic scaffold, Sugi_1.0 HiC_scaffold_28, whole genome shotgun sequence, a single genomic window includes:
- the LOC131861605 gene encoding phospholipase A1-Igamma1, chloroplastic-like: MAVFPLPQLEDNAVLLPSSQTNSTQPQLCDVWRDIQGAHNWNGLLDPMVPNLKAEALRYGNLAQLCYDAFDGKSYSKNYGTCYHSKRDLFNKMGMSESGYQVTKYVYANTNLLNQVFGEKPKDQGVWLGFIAVCTDPNEIRRLGRRDIVIAWRGTQTAEEWIEDLRDILVPTRLSYRCKRTGKNQEHHFADGVLIERGFLSCYTSTVRHRQGAAGATVNISTRDLVVSEIERLIQVYEKEMDNLSITFTGHSLGAALATLSAYDIKQMLCTKHNFHQIPVTVFAFASPRVGNLAFAKRVEEIGVKVLRFVNKRDVVPKVPGVCMNENVGCLSKLLHWLPWTYFHVGFELPLHNNSPFIQHTHNLAYFHNLELYLHLLDGYVGSKQPFSWSGRDHALVNKSCDLLREKYEIPPKWWQEQNKGLVKGPDGKWTQPSEEE, encoded by the coding sequence ATGGCCGTATTTCCATTGCCCCAGCTTGAAGATAATGCTGTATTATTACCCAGTTCCCAAACTAACTCAACGCAGCCTCAGCTATGTGACGtatggagagatatacaaggtgcCCATAATTGGAATGGTTTGCTTGATCCCATGGTGCCCAATTTGAAAGCTGAAGCTCTCAGATATGGGAATTTGGCACAGCTTTGTTACGACGCATTTGATGGCAAAAGCTACTCCAAAAACTACGGCACATGTTATCACAGTAAAAGAGATCTGTTCAATAAGATGGGCATGTCTGAAAGTGGCTACCAAGTCACTAAATATGTTTACGCCAATACTAATCTGTTAAATCAAGTTTTTGGTGAGAAACCAAAAGACCAAGGTGTTTGGTTGGGTTTTATTGCAGTTTGCACGGATCCAAATGAGATAAGAAGGCTTGGACGACGAGACATAGTGATTGCATGGAGAGGAACTCAGACTGCTGAAGAATGGATAGAAGACCTGAGAGATATTCTTGTACCTACAAGATTATCCTATAGATGCAAGAGGACAGGCAAAAACCAAGAGCATCATTTCGCGGATGGAGTACTAATTGAGAGAGGATTCCTGAGCTGCTATACTTCAACTGTCCGTCACCGTCAAGGCGCTGCAGGAGCCACTGTGAACATCAGCACCAGAGATTTGGTAGTCTCAGAGATAGAACGATTGATTCAAGTTTATGAAAAAGAGATGGACAATTTAAGCATAACATTTACGGGACACAGCTTAGGAGCTGCTCTTGCAACCTTGAGCGCTTATGATATCAAACAAATGCTTTGCACCAAGCATAATTTTCATCAAATTCCCGTCACCGTCTTCGCTTTTGCCTCTCCCCGGGTGGGAAATCTTGCGTTTGCTAAACGGGTGGAGGAGATTGGAGTGAAAGTGCTGAGGTTTGTGAACAAGCGTGACGTGGTTCCCAAAGTGCCCGGAGTTTGTATGAACGAGAACGTGGGATGCCTCAGCAAATTGCTGCATTGGCTTCCGTGGACATACTTTCATGTTGGCTTCGAGCTTCCTTTACACAACAATTCTCCATTCATTCAGCACACCCATAATCTTGCCTACTTTCATAATTTAGAGCTTTACTTGCATTTACTGGACGGGTATGTTGGAAGTAAGCAGCCGTTTTCTTGGAGTGGAAGAGATCATGCTCTGGTTAATAAGAGCTGTGATTTATTGCGCGAGAAATATGAAATTCCTCCAAAATGGTGGCAGGAACAGAACAAGGGCCTCGTTAAAGGTCCAGATGGCAAATGGACGCAGCCATCAGAAGAGGAATAA